In Paenibacillus guangzhouensis, a single window of DNA contains:
- the acsA gene encoding acetate--CoA ligase, with protein sequence MGNVQGEIIEAVASSSNLGKYEDVYSQFKWEEIEKNFSWYTTGQVNMAYEAIDRHVEQGLGDKVALYYSDATRDEQYTFAEMKAKSNQFANVLRKHGIQRGERVFIFMPRTPELYFSLLGSLKIGAVVGPLFEAFMETAVKDRLEDSGAVAVVTTPALLGRVPREQLPELKHVILVGADVQAGEGVIDFYAEMAEASEEAEIEWLGREDGLIIHYTSGSTGRPKGVFHVQNAMMQHYFTGKIVLDLQADDIYWCTADPGWVTGTSYGIFAPWLNGATNVIRGGRFSPQDWYNTIQKYKITVWYSAPTAFRMLMGAGDDIISHFDLSSLRHVLSVGEPLNPEVVRWGMKVYNQRIHDTWWMTETGGQLICNYPGMAIKPGSMGRPIPGVGAAIIDDNGNVLPPYRMGNLAIKTPWPSMMRQIWNNPAKYSEYFRLEGWYVSGDSAYMDEDGYFWFQGRVDDVINTSGERVGPFEVESKLVEHPAVAEAGVIGKPDPMRGEVIKAFISLREGFEPSEELKADIAKFVKEGLSAHAAPREIEFKDKLPKTRSGKIMRRVLKAWELNLPTGDLSTIED encoded by the coding sequence ATGGGAAACGTGCAAGGTGAAATTATTGAGGCTGTAGCATCATCGTCAAATTTGGGCAAATATGAAGACGTGTACAGTCAGTTTAAGTGGGAAGAGATCGAGAAGAACTTCTCCTGGTACACAACAGGACAAGTAAATATGGCGTACGAGGCAATCGACCGTCATGTCGAGCAAGGTCTCGGCGACAAGGTTGCGCTCTATTATAGCGATGCAACACGGGATGAGCAGTACACATTCGCAGAGATGAAAGCCAAATCGAATCAATTCGCCAATGTGCTTCGCAAGCATGGCATTCAGCGCGGGGAACGCGTGTTTATCTTCATGCCGCGTACACCGGAATTGTATTTCAGCTTGCTTGGTTCGCTTAAAATCGGTGCTGTCGTAGGTCCGCTATTCGAAGCGTTTATGGAGACGGCGGTCAAGGATCGTCTTGAAGATAGCGGCGCAGTTGCTGTCGTAACGACTCCAGCCCTTCTAGGGCGTGTCCCAAGAGAGCAGCTTCCTGAACTGAAGCACGTCATTCTCGTGGGAGCAGATGTTCAAGCAGGGGAAGGCGTAATTGATTTTTATGCTGAGATGGCGGAGGCTTCGGAAGAGGCGGAGATCGAATGGTTAGGACGTGAAGACGGCCTGATTATTCATTATACTTCCGGCTCTACAGGCAGACCGAAGGGTGTTTTCCATGTTCAGAATGCCATGATGCAGCATTACTTCACGGGTAAAATTGTGCTTGATTTGCAAGCCGACGATATATATTGGTGTACCGCTGACCCAGGCTGGGTAACGGGTACGTCTTACGGGATTTTTGCGCCGTGGCTCAACGGAGCGACGAATGTCATTCGTGGCGGACGTTTCAGCCCGCAGGATTGGTATAATACGATTCAAAAATATAAAATTACGGTCTGGTACAGTGCGCCAACAGCATTCCGGATGTTAATGGGCGCTGGCGATGACATCATCTCGCATTTTGATTTATCCAGCTTGCGCCATGTGCTGTCGGTAGGTGAACCGCTCAACCCTGAAGTTGTGCGTTGGGGAATGAAAGTGTATAACCAACGGATCCATGATACGTGGTGGATGACGGAGACCGGGGGACAGCTTATCTGTAACTACCCGGGGATGGCGATTAAGCCAGGTTCGATGGGACGTCCAATTCCAGGTGTGGGCGCAGCGATTATTGATGATAACGGTAATGTGCTTCCACCATACCGCATGGGCAATCTGGCGATTAAGACGCCTTGGCCATCGATGATGCGTCAAATCTGGAATAACCCAGCGAAGTATTCAGAGTATTTCCGTCTGGAAGGGTGGTATGTATCAGGAGATTCGGCCTATATGGATGAGGACGGCTACTTCTGGTTCCAAGGTCGTGTAGATGACGTGATTAACACGTCCGGTGAACGTGTAGGACCTTTCGAAGTGGAGAGCAAGCTCGTTGAGCATCCTGCAGTCGCTGAGGCTGGGGTTATCGGTAAGCCCGACCCTATGCGCGGTGAAGTCATTAAGGCGTTCATCTCACTTCGTGAAGGCTTTGAACCTTCTGAAGAGCTGAAGGCGGATATCGCGAAATTTGTCAAAGAAGGTCTATCGGCGCATGCTGCACCGCGTGAGATCGAATTTAAGGATAAATTGCCGAAGACGCGCTCAGGTAAAATTATGCGTCGGGTATTGAAAGCTTGGGAGTTGAACTTACCTACAGGCGACTTATCCACGATCGAGGATTAA
- a CDS encoding ABC transporter substrate-binding protein, whose protein sequence is MQKKWGKSITLLLITALLLMLAAGCGTKKEETKTEPTTSTETKTETKTEPTTTTTTEPTTTEAAGPELEGDFELQYFVGGYGDGFWKEAIAEFAKKYPKLKIKESAGPKINDQMKPRWIQGNPPDFVYIDGAGSNATQMVKDDQLLDMTDWLETAKNEDGKLIKDLLIMQPVKYDGKVAPIPFVFGTWGIFYDKAEFKKNGWNEPKNWEEFLAVSKQIQDSKKMYPFIHTGKYPYYINGGLVDTAILVNNNYDTSIFDKIQALEPGVFKSDAVKKALDQVKQLVDAKYIDPASAAINHTDSQSLFLQHKDAFIPNGLWVENEMKKDVPAGFEFGFVPSVTQAAGGKFVAIPYTSTIGVAKKAKNPEAAKAFMQFILTEKWAVRWAELTGALDNIKADLSQSAAVSSLSKQASGYYNSPDTIVAPYVELNADVDKVKQDSTQALANGKITPEEWMDRMEAAAEKARGKK, encoded by the coding sequence GTGCAAAAGAAATGGGGCAAATCAATTACGTTACTTCTCATCACGGCACTATTACTCATGCTAGCAGCAGGATGCGGCACCAAGAAGGAAGAGACGAAGACGGAGCCGACGACATCGACTGAGACCAAAACGGAGACCAAGACAGAACCAACAACGACGACAACAACGGAGCCGACAACGACGGAGGCAGCTGGCCCTGAACTAGAAGGCGACTTCGAACTTCAGTATTTCGTCGGAGGCTATGGTGATGGATTCTGGAAAGAAGCGATCGCCGAGTTCGCGAAGAAGTATCCGAAGCTGAAGATTAAAGAATCAGCCGGACCGAAAATTAACGATCAAATGAAGCCACGCTGGATTCAAGGCAATCCGCCGGACTTCGTATATATTGACGGTGCAGGTTCCAATGCAACACAAATGGTGAAGGACGACCAATTACTAGATATGACGGATTGGTTAGAGACAGCGAAGAACGAAGACGGCAAATTGATTAAAGATCTCTTGATCATGCAGCCGGTGAAGTATGACGGTAAAGTCGCGCCAATTCCTTTCGTATTCGGTACATGGGGCATTTTCTATGATAAAGCGGAGTTCAAGAAAAACGGCTGGAATGAGCCTAAGAACTGGGAAGAGTTCTTAGCGGTGTCGAAGCAAATTCAAGATTCTAAGAAAATGTATCCGTTCATCCACACAGGTAAATATCCATACTACATCAACGGCGGTCTAGTAGATACAGCCATCCTCGTTAATAACAACTACGACACTTCCATCTTTGATAAAATACAAGCGCTTGAGCCGGGCGTATTCAAGTCCGATGCTGTGAAAAAGGCACTTGATCAAGTGAAGCAATTGGTTGACGCAAAATACATTGACCCAGCTTCTGCAGCCATCAACCACACAGATTCCCAATCTTTATTCTTACAGCACAAAGACGCGTTCATCCCGAACGGTCTATGGGTAGAGAATGAAATGAAAAAAGACGTTCCAGCAGGCTTTGAGTTTGGTTTCGTACCATCGGTTACACAAGCAGCTGGCGGCAAATTTGTAGCGATCCCGTACACATCCACGATCGGCGTTGCAAAGAAAGCGAAAAACCCTGAAGCGGCAAAAGCGTTCATGCAGTTCATTTTGACTGAGAAATGGGCTGTACGTTGGGCTGAATTAACAGGTGCGCTTGATAATATTAAAGCGGACTTAAGCCAATCTGCCGCAGTTAGCAGCTTGTCCAAACAAGCGAGCGGCTACTACAACTCCCCAGATACCATTGTTGCTCCTTATGTTGAATTGAATGCAGATGTAGATAAAGTGAAGCAAGATTCTACGCAAGCGCTTGCAAACGGTAAGATCACGCCAGAAGAGTGGATGGATCGTATGGAAGCAGCAGCGGAGAAGGCTCGCGGTAAGAAGTAA
- a CDS encoding DUF1836 domain-containing protein, translating into MEIFTITRFQMSELLGGIAYTGSKSPLVILQQAWAKTHTAEKMSGKMLGAFVETSLSPIFEKLIKMTAHSSGFSLNEIIALGNQIEYSHYSITSVQNWVKRDFKDLISVPDHGKKYSIDQAALIFMIDDLKATLDFDSIRKLLTIVFRQSETGERSVNPLQIYAAYTSIFEQLDKNNDQVLDLSGHESGKRNQDHILENMIKQKADEYAASLVEVTVREREAISNLVFIAMLSVQTSYFQSMAKRIFNATLFLQHITT; encoded by the coding sequence ATGGAGATTTTTACGATAACACGTTTCCAAATGTCTGAGTTGCTGGGCGGTATCGCGTATACAGGCTCCAAATCACCATTAGTTATCTTGCAGCAAGCTTGGGCTAAAACACATACAGCTGAGAAAATGAGCGGTAAAATGCTCGGCGCCTTCGTTGAGACCTCCTTATCGCCTATTTTTGAGAAATTAATCAAAATGACGGCACATAGTTCAGGGTTTTCATTGAATGAAATTATTGCGCTAGGCAATCAGATTGAGTATTCCCACTATTCGATTACATCGGTTCAGAATTGGGTAAAGCGGGATTTTAAAGACCTTATCAGTGTACCAGACCATGGAAAAAAGTATTCCATTGATCAAGCTGCGCTTATATTTATGATTGATGATCTGAAGGCGACACTTGATTTCGATTCGATCCGTAAGTTGCTAACCATTGTGTTTCGTCAATCGGAGACGGGAGAACGCTCTGTTAATCCGCTGCAAATCTACGCCGCATATACATCGATCTTTGAACAGCTGGATAAGAACAATGACCAGGTGTTGGATTTGTCCGGACATGAGAGCGGGAAGAGGAATCAAGATCATATTTTGGAGAATATGATCAAGCAGAAAGCCGATGAATATGCTGCAAGTCTCGTTGAAGTGACTGTAAGGGAGAGAGAAGCGATAAGTAATTTGGTATTCATCGCGATGCTGTCCGTACAGACGTCCTATTTCCAATCGATGGCCAAACGGATCTTCAACGCAACCTTGTTCCTTCAACATATCACGACATAA
- a CDS encoding carbohydrate ABC transporter permease yields MHKKTLGSSILSAIIYVIMILWALCVLYPLVWSVFGSLKDNQQFLLKMPWSLPEWPLLWENFSNVWTNYNVGTYFMNSLIVTIVSTVLALLLSSTTAYVIARFKFTGSQALYNLYLASMMIPLILGLIPLFFLLTDLHLSNTLMGLILVYTAMNVSFGVFVLVGFFKTLPKELDESASIDGSSDYGVFFRIMLPLARPGLISVGIMNILNIWNEYVMGTVLVNDPSKYTLPIGIAVMQAEMQYRTEWGPLFAGLLLSIIPVLVVYFIFQRQITSGMVAGAVK; encoded by the coding sequence ATGCACAAAAAAACGCTCGGTTCTTCAATCCTTAGCGCAATCATCTACGTGATTATGATTCTGTGGGCGCTCTGCGTATTGTATCCGCTAGTATGGTCTGTTTTTGGCTCGCTCAAAGATAATCAGCAGTTCCTGCTGAAGATGCCGTGGAGTTTGCCAGAATGGCCGTTATTATGGGAAAACTTCTCGAATGTATGGACCAATTATAATGTTGGAACTTATTTTATGAACTCGCTCATTGTTACCATTGTGAGTACGGTGCTTGCATTGTTGCTATCATCGACGACGGCCTATGTCATCGCACGGTTCAAATTTACAGGGAGTCAGGCGTTATATAATCTGTATCTTGCATCGATGATGATCCCGTTGATTCTGGGGCTTATCCCATTATTCTTCCTACTAACGGATTTGCATCTGAGCAACACGCTAATGGGGTTAATCTTGGTGTACACGGCGATGAACGTCTCCTTCGGGGTATTCGTACTTGTAGGATTCTTCAAGACATTACCCAAAGAGTTAGATGAATCCGCTTCAATTGATGGCTCATCGGATTATGGGGTATTCTTCCGGATTATGCTTCCGTTAGCAAGGCCAGGCTTAATCTCTGTGGGGATTATGAACATACTTAACATTTGGAATGAATACGTCATGGGTACCGTCCTCGTGAATGACCCGTCGAAATACACGTTGCCGATTGGGATCGCTGTGATGCAGGCTGAAATGCAATATCGGACTGAGTGGGGACCGTTGTTCGCAGGGCTGCTCTTATCGATCATTCCAGTGTTAGTTGTGTATTTCATCTTCCAGCGACAAATTACAAGCGGTATGGTAGCGGGTGCGGTTAAGTAA
- a CDS encoding carbohydrate ABC transporter permease — MNWKTKRKLFIFVFTVPTLLFFCLFMIYPIVQGLYVSFFDWSGGSETKTFIGFDNYKEMLNDPIIGHAIYNDYFLVFWKVIGIVGLGIFFAVAVTRFRLKGAGFFRQVFFIPNILSVVVIGVLWNYIYNPSIGFLNSFLSLFTENKVEISYLGDEAYAMWSLLPPAIWAGVGFVMVLLVASILNIPAELYEAANLDGASQWQQFTRITMPLTWEQIKVSILWVVMTTLNGSFVIVWIMTEGGPDNATQVMGSYLYQMGFRQFHMGYASAIGALILVLSLITTLALQRIMRRDTHEMS; from the coding sequence ATGAATTGGAAAACAAAGCGTAAGCTGTTTATTTTCGTATTCACAGTACCCACACTATTATTCTTTTGTTTATTCATGATCTATCCGATTGTTCAAGGTTTATATGTTAGTTTCTTTGACTGGTCTGGTGGTTCGGAGACCAAGACGTTCATTGGATTTGATAATTATAAGGAAATGCTGAATGACCCGATCATCGGACATGCAATATACAACGATTACTTTCTCGTATTCTGGAAAGTGATTGGAATCGTTGGCCTAGGGATCTTTTTTGCGGTAGCGGTAACGAGGTTCCGTTTGAAAGGTGCAGGCTTCTTCCGTCAAGTGTTCTTTATTCCGAATATTTTATCGGTCGTCGTCATCGGTGTCCTGTGGAATTATATTTATAACCCGAGTATTGGATTCCTGAACTCGTTCTTATCGTTATTTACGGAGAATAAGGTGGAGATTTCATACCTTGGAGATGAAGCGTATGCGATGTGGTCTTTGTTGCCTCCAGCGATCTGGGCAGGGGTAGGATTCGTTATGGTTCTGCTCGTCGCATCCATTCTCAATATTCCTGCTGAGCTGTACGAGGCAGCGAACTTGGATGGCGCATCGCAGTGGCAGCAGTTCACACGAATTACGATGCCGCTAACGTGGGAGCAGATCAAAGTATCTATCCTATGGGTGGTCATGACGACATTGAACGGCTCGTTCGTTATTGTCTGGATTATGACAGAAGGCGGACCGGATAACGCCACTCAAGTCATGGGCTCCTACTTGTATCAGATGGGCTTCAGACAGTTCCATATGGGTTACGCGTCGGCGATCGGCGCACTGATCCTGGTGCTCTCTCTGATTACGACACTGGCTCTGCAGCGCATTATGCGCCGCGATACGCATGAAATGAGTTAG
- a CDS encoding hemolysin family protein — MPILNLFLVALLIIATAFFVATEFAVIKLRPSRVDQLVLEGRKNAMAVKIVTSNLDGYLSACQLGITITALGLGWLGEPTVEKLLHPLFEQLGIADRAASIISFIIAFLLVTYLHVVLGELAPKTFAIRKAETISLLTARPIIYFYKIMYPLIWLFNGSANAIVRLFGLKPAKEHDEAHSEQELQIILSESYESGKINTTEYGYVSKIFAFDNLLAREIMVPRTDMICLDADQSMEENLKIIQREQYTRFPVISGSKDNIIGMIHTKQFIVNKDLCDDTNIKPLIHNVLTVSEAIPIKTLLKRMQQERTHIAILIDEYGGTSGMITIEDILEEIVGEIRDEFDTDEQAPVEKINDDHYILDGMVPLSQVNDLLNTHYESEHVDTISGWLFEHNPDLSRGGEWQYEDFLFTIKKADKHRIRRVEVKKINVEASE, encoded by the coding sequence ATGCCTATTCTCAACCTATTTCTTGTCGCATTACTAATCATCGCAACAGCCTTCTTCGTTGCTACCGAATTCGCTGTGATTAAGTTGCGGCCCAGCCGAGTCGACCAGCTCGTATTAGAAGGTCGTAAAAATGCGATGGCTGTTAAAATTGTGACGTCCAATCTAGACGGTTACTTATCTGCCTGTCAGCTCGGTATTACCATTACCGCCCTTGGCCTCGGATGGTTAGGAGAGCCAACGGTCGAGAAGCTACTGCATCCCTTATTCGAACAGTTAGGAATTGCAGACCGCGCAGCGTCTATTATTTCTTTCATTATCGCTTTTCTCTTGGTGACCTACCTCCACGTTGTTCTTGGAGAATTGGCGCCGAAAACATTTGCAATTCGTAAAGCAGAGACGATTAGTTTACTTACTGCTCGTCCGATCATTTACTTCTATAAAATCATGTACCCATTAATCTGGTTGTTCAATGGATCTGCGAACGCGATCGTCCGTCTGTTCGGTCTAAAGCCCGCCAAAGAGCACGATGAAGCCCATTCCGAACAAGAACTTCAGATTATTTTGTCGGAAAGCTATGAGAGCGGTAAAATCAATACGACGGAATACGGCTATGTGAGCAAAATATTTGCTTTTGATAACCTACTTGCTCGTGAAATTATGGTCCCTCGTACCGATATGATCTGTCTTGATGCGGATCAATCAATGGAAGAGAATCTGAAAATTATCCAACGCGAGCAATATACGCGATTCCCTGTGATCTCCGGTAGCAAAGACAATATTATCGGGATGATTCACACCAAGCAGTTCATTGTCAACAAAGATCTATGCGACGATACGAACATCAAACCTCTGATTCATAACGTACTGACGGTATCCGAAGCCATTCCGATTAAGACCTTACTCAAACGGATGCAGCAAGAGCGGACGCATATTGCGATCTTGATCGACGAGTACGGTGGTACTTCGGGTATGATTACGATCGAAGATATTCTGGAAGAAATCGTCGGTGAGATTCGGGACGAATTCGATACGGATGAACAAGCGCCGGTTGAGAAAATCAATGATGATCATTATATCCTTGATGGAATGGTCCCTCTCTCTCAAGTGAATGATCTCCTGAACACCCATTACGAGAGTGAGCATGTCGATACGATTAGCGGCTGGCTGTTCGAACATAACCCTGATTTATCACGCGGCGGTGAATGGCAATATGAAGACTTCCTATTTACGATCAAAAAAGCGGATAAACACCGAATTCGCAGGGTTGAAGTAAAAAAAATAAACGTGGAAGCCTCTGAATAA